The following are from one region of the Silurus meridionalis isolate SWU-2019-XX chromosome 25, ASM1480568v1, whole genome shotgun sequence genome:
- the dab2 gene encoding disabled homolog 2 isoform X4: MSTEVQPVPVAPAGPMAESTVPAVTKETSAGLSENHTAATTSKFFSREKKRAPERTDEYLLARFQGDGVRYKAKLIGIDDVPEARGDKMSQDSMMKLKGMAVAARSQGKHKQRIWVNISLEGIKIIDEKTGVIEHEHAVNKISFIARDITDNRAFGYVCGAEGQHQFFAIKTTQQAQPLVVDLKDLFQVIFNTRKKEAETTQKDDSSTVIENGSDTLLSLDGQVESLKLMEQMDLFGDMSTPPDINSPMSSGNEMIGTFASPTQGEGEHKAHTSSTIPGDLFNPTITSTAAILSMPLGSPSFCQASTTGPWGQPALTLFPAQVPVQGTPLNSIAQPCGFGTPVPQWGQQMPPSVGTQAWGQLATTAAWPQSGMVSNPCQPCRFPSMIAPPGGITVQPSSGHPLLPCRPPPTMEELPAIKNAFTALDPLGGKEQKTGKDMFKDFQMAKPGSAAQLRQNTNTFDQYFSNKVGVAQEAADHDEFDINQLSEKSVEPPVPVLQQASTATRRVLAPSLNHSSTGLNLDAAFTPNPVPIPSDSDPLPVARLFDDAFGSSFVAPLTTSGSASQTSAKAGTFVDPFGENPFA, encoded by the exons ATGTCAACAGAAGTACAGCCTGTGCCTGTAGCCCCCGCAGGACCCATGGCTGAATCTACAGTGCCTGCTGTTACCAAAGAGACCAGCGCAGGGCTATCTGAAAACCATACAGCCGCAACCACAAGCAAGTTTTTTtcaagagagaagaagagag CTCCAGAGAGGACTGATGAGTATCTGCTGGCCAGGTTTCAAGGTGATGGTGTTAGATATAAGGCCAAACTGATTGGCATTGATGATGTGCCTGAAGCTAGAGGGGACAAAATGAGTCAGGACTCCATGATGAAACTGAAG ggCATGGCTGTAGCTGCACGTTCCCAAGGAAAACACAAGCAAAGAATCTGGGTGAACATCTCTCTAGAGGGAATTAAGATAATTGATGAAAAGACTGGT GTGATTGAACATGAGCATGCAGTGAATAAGATCTCATTCATTGCTCGTGACATCACGGATAACAGAGCGTTTGGATATGTGTGTGGGGCAGAAGGCCAGCATCAGTTCTTTGCCATCAAGACAACTCAGCAG GCACAACCCCTGGTTGTGGATCTGAAAGATTTATTTCAGGTGATTTTcaacacaagaaagaaagaggctgAAACTACACAGAAG gATGATTCCAGTACTGTTATTGAG AATGGAAGTGATACTTTGCTCAGTCTGGATGGTCAAGTGGAGTCATTAAAA CTTATGGAACAGATGGACCTTTTTGGAGACATGTCTACACCCCCAGATATCAACTCTCCTATG TCTTCTGGAAATGAAATGATTGGGACATTTGCATCACCAACTCAGGGTGAAGGTGAACACAAAGCCCATACCAGTTCCACTATTCCAGGAGATCTGTTCAACCCTACGATCACCTCCACAGCTGCTATTC TGTCCATGCCATTGGGATCACCATCATTTTGTCAAGCTTCTACAACAGGTCCATGGGGTCAACCAGCCCTCACATTGTTTCCTGCCCAAGTACCAGTCCAAGGTACACCATTAAATTCTATTGCCCAACCCTGTGGTTTTGGAACACCAGTGCCTCAATGGGGACAGCAGATGCCTCCTTCAGTTGGTACTCAAGCTTGGGGCCAACTAGCAACAACAGCAGCCTGGCCCCAATCTGGCATGGTGTCCAACCCCTGTCAGCCCTGTCGATTTCCCTCAATGATTGCTCCCCCTGGAGGAATTACAGTGCAGCCTTCTTCAGGACACCCCCTTCTGCCATGTCGGCCTCCCCCTACAATGGAAGAGTTACCGGCtattaaaaatgcttttacTGCTCTGGACCCTCTCGGTGGAAAGGAACAGAAAACCGGAAAGGATATGTTCAAAGATTTTCAGATGGCAAAACCTGGAAGTGCCGCTCAGTTAAGACAAAACACTAACACATTTGATCAGTACTTCTCCAACAAAGTTGGAGTAGCCCAGGAAGCAGCTGACCATGATGAATTTGACATCAACCAGCTCTCTGAAAAATCTGTTG agCCTCCAGTACCTGTACTTCAACAGGCCTCTACAGCTACTAGACGAGTTCTGGCTCCAAGCTTGAACCATTCCTCAACAGGATTGAACTTGGATGCTGCTTTCACTCCTAATCCAGTTCCAATTCCATCAGACTCTGACCCTTTACCTGTTGCCAG
- the dab2 gene encoding disabled homolog 2 isoform X2, with product MSTEVQPVPVAPAGPMAESTVPAVTKETSAGLSENHTAATTSKFFSREKKRAPERTDEYLLARFQGDGVRYKAKLIGIDDVPEARGDKMSQDSMMKLKGMAVAARSQGKHKQRIWVNISLEGIKIIDEKTGVIEHEHAVNKISFIARDITDNRAFGYVCGAEGQHQFFAIKTTQQAQPLVVDLKDLFQVIFNTRKKEAETTQKDDSSTVIENGSDTLLSLDGQVESLKLMEQMDLFGDMSTPPDINSPMLNSVLLLELASVIDANQNHLKDNPFISYPTVPCNTPTDAPFSSVLDKVFSTSPVPFSNEAFNPLICQFGTSISNVSPMLTNCTSVISDCYMKGEKKSPLFSNLNDQTKLYLPQIPSPLCNGLSNSLLPILQSPPVCKSQAVPPVLHNDGVIALCPPPPSSNCGRVQRRRKSSGNEMIGTFASPTQGEGEHKAHTSSTIPGDLFNPTITSTAAILSMPLGSPSFCQASTTGPWGQPALTLFPAQVPVQGTPLNSIAQPCGFGTPVPQWGQQMPPSVGTQAWGQLATTAAWPQSGMVSNPCQPCRFPSMIAPPGGITVQPSSGHPLLPCRPPPTMEELPAIKNAFTALDPLGGKEQKTGKDMFKDFQMAKPGSAAQLRQNTNTFDQYFSNKVGVAQEAADHDEFDINQLSEKSVEPPVPVLQQASTATRRVLAPSLNHSSTGLNLDAAFTPNPVPIPSDSDPLPVARLFDDAFGSSFVAPLTTSGSASQTSAKAGTFVDPFGENPFA from the exons ATGTCAACAGAAGTACAGCCTGTGCCTGTAGCCCCCGCAGGACCCATGGCTGAATCTACAGTGCCTGCTGTTACCAAAGAGACCAGCGCAGGGCTATCTGAAAACCATACAGCCGCAACCACAAGCAAGTTTTTTtcaagagagaagaagagag CTCCAGAGAGGACTGATGAGTATCTGCTGGCCAGGTTTCAAGGTGATGGTGTTAGATATAAGGCCAAACTGATTGGCATTGATGATGTGCCTGAAGCTAGAGGGGACAAAATGAGTCAGGACTCCATGATGAAACTGAAG ggCATGGCTGTAGCTGCACGTTCCCAAGGAAAACACAAGCAAAGAATCTGGGTGAACATCTCTCTAGAGGGAATTAAGATAATTGATGAAAAGACTGGT GTGATTGAACATGAGCATGCAGTGAATAAGATCTCATTCATTGCTCGTGACATCACGGATAACAGAGCGTTTGGATATGTGTGTGGGGCAGAAGGCCAGCATCAGTTCTTTGCCATCAAGACAACTCAGCAG GCACAACCCCTGGTTGTGGATCTGAAAGATTTATTTCAGGTGATTTTcaacacaagaaagaaagaggctgAAACTACACAGAAG gATGATTCCAGTACTGTTATTGAG AATGGAAGTGATACTTTGCTCAGTCTGGATGGTCAAGTGGAGTCATTAAAA CTTATGGAACAGATGGACCTTTTTGGAGACATGTCTACACCCCCAGATATCAACTCTCCTATG CTGAACAGTGTTTTGTTGCTGGAGCTTGCTTCTGTGATTGATGCCAATCAGAACCACCTTAAAGACAATCCTTTCATTTCTTATCCAACAGTTCCTTGTAACACACCCACTGATGCCCCATTCTCTTCAGTTTTAGATAAAGTCTTCAGTACCAGTCCAGTCCCATTCAGTAATGAAGCATTTAATCCACTTATTTGCCAGTTTGGCACTTCCATTTCTAATGTTTCACCCATGTTGACCAACTGCACATCAGTTATTTCTGATTGCTAtatgaaaggggaaaaaaagagcccTCTTTTTTCCAACCTGAATGATCAAACAAAACTGTACTTACCCCAAATTCCTTCTCCACTGTGTAATGGTCTCAGCAACTCTTTGCTTCCTATACTTCAATCTCCACCTGTCTGTAAAAGTCAAGCTGTGCCACCTGTTTTACATAATGATGGGGTGATAGCCCTTTGTCCCCCACCACCAAGCTCTAACTGTGGCCGTGTGCAGAGGAGACGGAAG TCTTCTGGAAATGAAATGATTGGGACATTTGCATCACCAACTCAGGGTGAAGGTGAACACAAAGCCCATACCAGTTCCACTATTCCAGGAGATCTGTTCAACCCTACGATCACCTCCACAGCTGCTATTC TGTCCATGCCATTGGGATCACCATCATTTTGTCAAGCTTCTACAACAGGTCCATGGGGTCAACCAGCCCTCACATTGTTTCCTGCCCAAGTACCAGTCCAAGGTACACCATTAAATTCTATTGCCCAACCCTGTGGTTTTGGAACACCAGTGCCTCAATGGGGACAGCAGATGCCTCCTTCAGTTGGTACTCAAGCTTGGGGCCAACTAGCAACAACAGCAGCCTGGCCCCAATCTGGCATGGTGTCCAACCCCTGTCAGCCCTGTCGATTTCCCTCAATGATTGCTCCCCCTGGAGGAATTACAGTGCAGCCTTCTTCAGGACACCCCCTTCTGCCATGTCGGCCTCCCCCTACAATGGAAGAGTTACCGGCtattaaaaatgcttttacTGCTCTGGACCCTCTCGGTGGAAAGGAACAGAAAACCGGAAAGGATATGTTCAAAGATTTTCAGATGGCAAAACCTGGAAGTGCCGCTCAGTTAAGACAAAACACTAACACATTTGATCAGTACTTCTCCAACAAAGTTGGAGTAGCCCAGGAAGCAGCTGACCATGATGAATTTGACATCAACCAGCTCTCTGAAAAATCTGTTG agCCTCCAGTACCTGTACTTCAACAGGCCTCTACAGCTACTAGACGAGTTCTGGCTCCAAGCTTGAACCATTCCTCAACAGGATTGAACTTGGATGCTGCTTTCACTCCTAATCCAGTTCCAATTCCATCAGACTCTGACCCTTTACCTGTTGCCAG
- the dab2 gene encoding disabled homolog 2 isoform X3, whose amino-acid sequence MSTEVQPVPVAPAGPMAESTVPAVTKETSAGLSENHTAATTSKFFSREKKRAPERTDEYLLARFQGDGVRYKAKLIGIDDVPEARGDKMSQDSMMKLKGMAVAARSQGKHKQRIWVNISLEGIKIIDEKTGVIEHEHAVNKISFIARDITDNRAFGYVCGAEGQHQFFAIKTTQQAQPLVVDLKDLFQVIFNTRKKEAETTQKDDSSTVIENGSDTLLSLDGQVESLKDEKFYFCMQLMEQMDLFGDMSTPPDINSPMSSGNEMIGTFASPTQGEGEHKAHTSSTIPGDLFNPTITSTAAILSMPLGSPSFCQASTTGPWGQPALTLFPAQVPVQGTPLNSIAQPCGFGTPVPQWGQQMPPSVGTQAWGQLATTAAWPQSGMVSNPCQPCRFPSMIAPPGGITVQPSSGHPLLPCRPPPTMEELPAIKNAFTALDPLGGKEQKTGKDMFKDFQMAKPGSAAQLRQNTNTFDQYFSNKVGVAQEAADHDEFDINQLSEKSVEPPVPVLQQASTATRRVLAPSLNHSSTGLNLDAAFTPNPVPIPSDSDPLPVARLFDDAFGSSFVAPLTTSGSASQTSAKAGTFVDPFGENPFA is encoded by the exons ATGTCAACAGAAGTACAGCCTGTGCCTGTAGCCCCCGCAGGACCCATGGCTGAATCTACAGTGCCTGCTGTTACCAAAGAGACCAGCGCAGGGCTATCTGAAAACCATACAGCCGCAACCACAAGCAAGTTTTTTtcaagagagaagaagagag CTCCAGAGAGGACTGATGAGTATCTGCTGGCCAGGTTTCAAGGTGATGGTGTTAGATATAAGGCCAAACTGATTGGCATTGATGATGTGCCTGAAGCTAGAGGGGACAAAATGAGTCAGGACTCCATGATGAAACTGAAG ggCATGGCTGTAGCTGCACGTTCCCAAGGAAAACACAAGCAAAGAATCTGGGTGAACATCTCTCTAGAGGGAATTAAGATAATTGATGAAAAGACTGGT GTGATTGAACATGAGCATGCAGTGAATAAGATCTCATTCATTGCTCGTGACATCACGGATAACAGAGCGTTTGGATATGTGTGTGGGGCAGAAGGCCAGCATCAGTTCTTTGCCATCAAGACAACTCAGCAG GCACAACCCCTGGTTGTGGATCTGAAAGATTTATTTCAGGTGATTTTcaacacaagaaagaaagaggctgAAACTACACAGAAG gATGATTCCAGTACTGTTATTGAG AATGGAAGTGATACTTTGCTCAGTCTGGATGGTCAAGTGGAGTCATTAAAA GATGAGAAATTTTATTTCTGCATGCAGCTTATGGAACAGATGGACCTTTTTGGAGACATGTCTACACCCCCAGATATCAACTCTCCTATG TCTTCTGGAAATGAAATGATTGGGACATTTGCATCACCAACTCAGGGTGAAGGTGAACACAAAGCCCATACCAGTTCCACTATTCCAGGAGATCTGTTCAACCCTACGATCACCTCCACAGCTGCTATTC TGTCCATGCCATTGGGATCACCATCATTTTGTCAAGCTTCTACAACAGGTCCATGGGGTCAACCAGCCCTCACATTGTTTCCTGCCCAAGTACCAGTCCAAGGTACACCATTAAATTCTATTGCCCAACCCTGTGGTTTTGGAACACCAGTGCCTCAATGGGGACAGCAGATGCCTCCTTCAGTTGGTACTCAAGCTTGGGGCCAACTAGCAACAACAGCAGCCTGGCCCCAATCTGGCATGGTGTCCAACCCCTGTCAGCCCTGTCGATTTCCCTCAATGATTGCTCCCCCTGGAGGAATTACAGTGCAGCCTTCTTCAGGACACCCCCTTCTGCCATGTCGGCCTCCCCCTACAATGGAAGAGTTACCGGCtattaaaaatgcttttacTGCTCTGGACCCTCTCGGTGGAAAGGAACAGAAAACCGGAAAGGATATGTTCAAAGATTTTCAGATGGCAAAACCTGGAAGTGCCGCTCAGTTAAGACAAAACACTAACACATTTGATCAGTACTTCTCCAACAAAGTTGGAGTAGCCCAGGAAGCAGCTGACCATGATGAATTTGACATCAACCAGCTCTCTGAAAAATCTGTTG agCCTCCAGTACCTGTACTTCAACAGGCCTCTACAGCTACTAGACGAGTTCTGGCTCCAAGCTTGAACCATTCCTCAACAGGATTGAACTTGGATGCTGCTTTCACTCCTAATCCAGTTCCAATTCCATCAGACTCTGACCCTTTACCTGTTGCCAG
- the dab2 gene encoding disabled homolog 2 isoform X1: MSTEVQPVPVAPAGPMAESTVPAVTKETSAGLSENHTAATTSKFFSREKKRAPERTDEYLLARFQGDGVRYKAKLIGIDDVPEARGDKMSQDSMMKLKGMAVAARSQGKHKQRIWVNISLEGIKIIDEKTGVIEHEHAVNKISFIARDITDNRAFGYVCGAEGQHQFFAIKTTQQAQPLVVDLKDLFQVIFNTRKKEAETTQKDDSSTVIENGSDTLLSLDGQVESLKDEKFYFCMQLMEQMDLFGDMSTPPDINSPMLNSVLLLELASVIDANQNHLKDNPFISYPTVPCNTPTDAPFSSVLDKVFSTSPVPFSNEAFNPLICQFGTSISNVSPMLTNCTSVISDCYMKGEKKSPLFSNLNDQTKLYLPQIPSPLCNGLSNSLLPILQSPPVCKSQAVPPVLHNDGVIALCPPPPSSNCGRVQRRRKSSGNEMIGTFASPTQGEGEHKAHTSSTIPGDLFNPTITSTAAILSMPLGSPSFCQASTTGPWGQPALTLFPAQVPVQGTPLNSIAQPCGFGTPVPQWGQQMPPSVGTQAWGQLATTAAWPQSGMVSNPCQPCRFPSMIAPPGGITVQPSSGHPLLPCRPPPTMEELPAIKNAFTALDPLGGKEQKTGKDMFKDFQMAKPGSAAQLRQNTNTFDQYFSNKVGVAQEAADHDEFDINQLSEKSVEPPVPVLQQASTATRRVLAPSLNHSSTGLNLDAAFTPNPVPIPSDSDPLPVARLFDDAFGSSFVAPLTTSGSASQTSAKAGTFVDPFGENPFA; this comes from the exons ATGTCAACAGAAGTACAGCCTGTGCCTGTAGCCCCCGCAGGACCCATGGCTGAATCTACAGTGCCTGCTGTTACCAAAGAGACCAGCGCAGGGCTATCTGAAAACCATACAGCCGCAACCACAAGCAAGTTTTTTtcaagagagaagaagagag CTCCAGAGAGGACTGATGAGTATCTGCTGGCCAGGTTTCAAGGTGATGGTGTTAGATATAAGGCCAAACTGATTGGCATTGATGATGTGCCTGAAGCTAGAGGGGACAAAATGAGTCAGGACTCCATGATGAAACTGAAG ggCATGGCTGTAGCTGCACGTTCCCAAGGAAAACACAAGCAAAGAATCTGGGTGAACATCTCTCTAGAGGGAATTAAGATAATTGATGAAAAGACTGGT GTGATTGAACATGAGCATGCAGTGAATAAGATCTCATTCATTGCTCGTGACATCACGGATAACAGAGCGTTTGGATATGTGTGTGGGGCAGAAGGCCAGCATCAGTTCTTTGCCATCAAGACAACTCAGCAG GCACAACCCCTGGTTGTGGATCTGAAAGATTTATTTCAGGTGATTTTcaacacaagaaagaaagaggctgAAACTACACAGAAG gATGATTCCAGTACTGTTATTGAG AATGGAAGTGATACTTTGCTCAGTCTGGATGGTCAAGTGGAGTCATTAAAA GATGAGAAATTTTATTTCTGCATGCAGCTTATGGAACAGATGGACCTTTTTGGAGACATGTCTACACCCCCAGATATCAACTCTCCTATG CTGAACAGTGTTTTGTTGCTGGAGCTTGCTTCTGTGATTGATGCCAATCAGAACCACCTTAAAGACAATCCTTTCATTTCTTATCCAACAGTTCCTTGTAACACACCCACTGATGCCCCATTCTCTTCAGTTTTAGATAAAGTCTTCAGTACCAGTCCAGTCCCATTCAGTAATGAAGCATTTAATCCACTTATTTGCCAGTTTGGCACTTCCATTTCTAATGTTTCACCCATGTTGACCAACTGCACATCAGTTATTTCTGATTGCTAtatgaaaggggaaaaaaagagcccTCTTTTTTCCAACCTGAATGATCAAACAAAACTGTACTTACCCCAAATTCCTTCTCCACTGTGTAATGGTCTCAGCAACTCTTTGCTTCCTATACTTCAATCTCCACCTGTCTGTAAAAGTCAAGCTGTGCCACCTGTTTTACATAATGATGGGGTGATAGCCCTTTGTCCCCCACCACCAAGCTCTAACTGTGGCCGTGTGCAGAGGAGACGGAAG TCTTCTGGAAATGAAATGATTGGGACATTTGCATCACCAACTCAGGGTGAAGGTGAACACAAAGCCCATACCAGTTCCACTATTCCAGGAGATCTGTTCAACCCTACGATCACCTCCACAGCTGCTATTC TGTCCATGCCATTGGGATCACCATCATTTTGTCAAGCTTCTACAACAGGTCCATGGGGTCAACCAGCCCTCACATTGTTTCCTGCCCAAGTACCAGTCCAAGGTACACCATTAAATTCTATTGCCCAACCCTGTGGTTTTGGAACACCAGTGCCTCAATGGGGACAGCAGATGCCTCCTTCAGTTGGTACTCAAGCTTGGGGCCAACTAGCAACAACAGCAGCCTGGCCCCAATCTGGCATGGTGTCCAACCCCTGTCAGCCCTGTCGATTTCCCTCAATGATTGCTCCCCCTGGAGGAATTACAGTGCAGCCTTCTTCAGGACACCCCCTTCTGCCATGTCGGCCTCCCCCTACAATGGAAGAGTTACCGGCtattaaaaatgcttttacTGCTCTGGACCCTCTCGGTGGAAAGGAACAGAAAACCGGAAAGGATATGTTCAAAGATTTTCAGATGGCAAAACCTGGAAGTGCCGCTCAGTTAAGACAAAACACTAACACATTTGATCAGTACTTCTCCAACAAAGTTGGAGTAGCCCAGGAAGCAGCTGACCATGATGAATTTGACATCAACCAGCTCTCTGAAAAATCTGTTG agCCTCCAGTACCTGTACTTCAACAGGCCTCTACAGCTACTAGACGAGTTCTGGCTCCAAGCTTGAACCATTCCTCAACAGGATTGAACTTGGATGCTGCTTTCACTCCTAATCCAGTTCCAATTCCATCAGACTCTGACCCTTTACCTGTTGCCAG